A window of Mycoplasmopsis equigenitalium genomic DNA:
CGAAATAATCTTCTAAACTAATTTTACTAATTACATTAGCAATATCTTCTTTAGTAATCACAACATCATAACTATCAAATACTGCACGAATTACTCGAGCAACATCTTTCTTTGAAAGCGGGTTGTCTTCTGGTAAGTTAGCAATAAATTCAGCAATATTTGTGCCATATGGTACATAATGACGCTCAAATACTTCCTTATTATTATTTAAGGTTTCAATTGAATTATCAAAAATGAAATCAAAGTTGTCTGGGAAGAGTTTGTTGAAAATAAATTTACCAACACTAGAAACAACGTATCCGCCTTCTTTTTTCGCGAAAATTGCATTCTTTGGTTTAACTTCACTGATTGGTAAGGCTACACGAGCATGTAATTCAACTTTTTTAAATTCATATGCTCTCAACATATCGTCGTGTGATAAGAAATATCTTCCTTCACCTTTAGCTCCCTTACGTTCTTGTGTTAAATAGTAAATTCCAAGCAACATATCTTGTGAAGGGTTAATGATTGGTTCACCATCTTTTGGTCCAAGAATGTTTTTTGAAGCTAACATTAATTCACGTGCTTCGCGCATTGCAATTTCTGAGACTGGAACATGGACTGCCATTTGGTCACCATCGAAATCCGCATTAAATGCAGGAGTTACAAGCGGGTGAAGTTTAATGGCTTTACCACGAATTAAAACAGGTTCAAATGCTTGAATACTTAAACGGTGTAAAGTAGGAGCACGGTTTAATAATACTAATTTATTAGTAATAACTTTTTCAACGTGTGGTCAAATCACTGGGTTTAGGTTTTCAATTAAACGACGCGCCGATTTAATTGAACCAGCAACTTCTTTTTCAATAAGTTCACGAATAATTCAAGGTTCAAATAATTTGGCTGCCATTTCCCGTGGAATACCACATTGGTGCATTTTAAGATTTGGCCCAACAACAATAACGCTCCGACCTGAATAGTCAACACGTTTTCCTAAAAGGTTTTGTCTGAAACGACCTTTTTTACCAGCTAAAGCATCTGAAATCGACTTAAGAGGACGGTTATCTTTTGACATCACAGGGTTTGGTGTTTTCCGGCTGTTGTCAATTACAGCATCAACCGCTTCTTGAATCATTCTTAACTCATTTTGCACAATAAGTTTAGGTGAATCAAGTTCATTTCATTTTTTAAGACGGTTATTTCTTATGATGATCCGACGGTAAAGTTCGTTGATATCACTAGTTGAGTGACGGCCACCATCTAATTGCACTAATGGTCTTAAATCCGCAGGGATAACAGGTAAGTTGTAAATTAACATACTTGTTGGTTTTTGTCCCGAGTTAATAAATGAGTTGATAATAAATAAACGTTTGTAAAGACGATCACGTTCTTGAACTCTGGTTTTGTTTTCTTTATTATCGTCGTTGATTTTTTTGTTAATATCATTAATTTTAGCTTTTACTAAATCACGTTCTTTTTCTAAATCAACATTTTCAAGTAAATATTCAATCGCTTTTGAACCGGTACCGATTTTTGCATCTGAATACATTTCAATTGTGTCATTCAATTCATAGAAGTCAATACCATAGTCATGACCAATTTTCGAATCGGCAATATTAACTAACTCTTCAAGTTGAGTAGTAATATCTTCATATTCTTCTGAATTTTCTTCAAAACGTTCACGCAATTCAAGTAAAGCGTTTTTATAAATTACTGCGGCATCATTGATTTCAATAATTGTATTTTTAGGTAAGTTTTTTAAACCACCTGATTCAAGTACAATGTGACTTTTGTAGTAGATAATGTTTTCAATTGCTGCTTTTGTAACTGGAGTTTTGCTACCTTCAATTGTTAATCCTAAAAGTTTAAAAATTGATGAGTGATCTATTTTAAAGAATCAAAAGTGAACAACAGGAACATGTAATGCAATATGTCCCATTCTTGAACGACGTGAAATTTTAGGTAAAATTTCTGGTTTTTCTGATTGACAAATTGTAGTTGCCGTACAGAACATATTTTCGTTTGATTGTTTGTATTTTTTTGAACATATCGCACATTTGTAATCAGTGGTTGGCCCAAAAATTAACTCATCAAATAACCCGTTTTTTTCAGGTTTAAATGATTTATAGTTAATAGTTTCTGGTTTGGTTACTTCACCATGCGATCATTCTTTAACATCACTTTCAGTAGCAAGTGATAACGAAATTCTTTTAATTTCCGACTCGTCTAACAAGCCATATTTTCTTCAAATCTTTTTCATTATCTACCTCCTAATCTTGTATCATCACGATTAATTTCTTTATTTGATTCTGTCATTTTATCTTCTTCTGGTGCGACATTATCGCGGTGAACTTCAAGTTTAATTCCTAAACCTCTTAACTCGTAAGCAAGCACGTTAAACGATTCAGGTGTTCCAGCTTTTGGCATTGGTTTACCAGTAGCAAGCGCTGAGTAAAGCGCGTTACGGCCAGTAATGTTATCAGATTTGTAAGTCAGAAGTTCTTGAAGAACATTGGCTGCTCCATATGACTCAACAGCTCATGTTTCCATTTCCCCAAATCTTTGTCCACCGTTTTGCGACTTACCACCAAGTGGTTGTTGTGTAATCAATGAGTATGGCCCAATGCTCCGTGCGTGCATCTTGTCATCAACCATGTGGCTTAGTTTAAGCATATACATAATTCCAACCGAAATTTGTTTATCAAATGGTTCACCAGTTACCCCATCATAAAGAGTCATCTTACCATTTTCGGGTAAGCCAGCTTCTTTTAATGCAGCAAAAATTTGATCTTTATTAATTCCATCAAAAACAGGAGTTGCAAATTTAACGCCTAATTTTTTCGCTGCTAAACCAAGGTGAAGTTCAAGAACTTGTCCGATGTTCATCCGTGAAGGTACCCCTTGTGGGTTAAGAACGATATCAACGGGTGTTCCATCTGCCATATAAGGCATGTCTTCAACTGGTAAAACAATTGAAATAACCCCTTTGTTACCGTGACGACCAGCCATCTTGTCACCAACTTTAATTTTCCGTTTTTGAGCGATTCAAACCTTAACAATTTTTTCAACACCATCTTCAAGAACATCACCGTTTTCACGTGATAGAACTTCGGTATCAATAATTGTTCCTGAGTGACCATTTTTAACTTTAAGTGATGTATCACGAGTATTTGCTTGTTTTTTACTGAATAATGCTGAAAGTAATTTTTCTTCTGGAGTTGGGTTGTCATCAGCTTTTGGTGAAACACGACCTACTAAAATATCACCTGGTTGAACTTCCGATCCAATTGTTACAATACCATTGGCATCAAGGTGACGTTTTGAGGCTGTTGATGTATTTGGAATATCGGTTGTTAAAATGTCATTTCCAGCTTTTGAATTTCTAAATTGAATTGTTTGTTCTTCAATGTGAATCGAAGTATAAACATCATCTTTTACAAGTCTTTCACTTAAAATAACAGCATCTTCATAGTTGTATCCATTTAAAGTACTGAAAGCAACAATCACATTTTTTCCAAGCGAAAGCTCACCCTCACTACATGAACTACCATCGGCAATAATTTCACCTTCTTCAACAAAATCGCCAAGTTTTACAACCGGTTTTTGGTGAATAAGTGATGCTTGGTTTGAACGTTCAAATACCCGTAAGTAGTATTTGTCAACGTGACCTTTTTTGTTTTTCTTGTCTTCTTCGGTTTTAATTTCAATCCGATTACCATCAACATAAACAACTTCACCAGCACGTTCACAAACAACATTTGAGTATGAGAATTTAGCAATATCAGCCTCAATTCCAGTTCCAACAAGTGGTGCTTCTGAAATTAAAAGTGGCACTGCTTGACGTTGCATGTTTGAACCCATAAGAGCACGGTTAGCATCGTCATTTTCAAGGAAAGGAATTGCACTTGCAGCAAGCGAAGTCATTTGCTTCGAGTCGACATCGATAAATTCAACTTCTGTTTTTGGCACTTGAATATAATCACCATTGTAACGAGCGACAACAAAATCGTCAGCAATTTCATTGTTTTCGTTAACTTTAGTTGAAGATTGAATAAAGATATGACCTGTTTCTTCAGCTGCTGAAAGATAACAAACATCATTATAGTCAACAACACCATCATTAACTCTGAAATATGGAGTTTCCAAGAATCCTAATTCATTCACACGCGCATGTGATGCTAAATTAAGAATAAGACCGATGTTTGGTCCTTCAGGTGTTTCAATTGGACAAATTCTTCCATAGTGAGTAGGGTGAACATCCCGAACTTCGAATTGTGCTGTATCACGGTTAAGACCACCAGGCCCAAGCGAAGTTAAACGACGTTTACTTGAAAGTTCGGCAAGTGGATTGATTTGATCCATAAATTGTGAAAGTTTTGATGAATTGAAAAATTGTTTAATTTGGTTGAATACCAATTTGTTGTTTGTAACATTTTTAGGGGTAATTTTTTCAAGTTCTTTCGCACTTAAACGTTCACGAGTATTTTTTTCCATTTTTGCAAAACCAACATTGAGTTCGTTTTGTAAAAGTTCACCAACACTGACAATCCGTTTGTTCATAAGTGAATCTGGATCGTCATCATTACCAACGTCATCTAAAAGGTTAAAGTAATAACCAATAGCGGCGATAATATCACTAATTAAAAGGTGGTTTTCATCACTTGTAGGGTCATTTGAAATTACAAGCACAGGCTCTTTCTTAAGTGACATTCATTTTTTGGTTGGGTAAATTAAAATTGTTCCCATTTTTGTTCTTGTTGCAAGATTTGGGTCTTCTTTAAGAAATTTGTGATAAACAGATTCATCAATATCTGGAATTTGTTCTAATGGAATTGCTCCTGTATCATAAAGTTTTTGAATTTTTAAAGCCGTACTTTTCTTGATGTACATCCCTTTATCATAAACTTTTTGGTCCTTTGTTCCATCTTCATTAAAAGTCCAGATATCTTGACCTAAGTAAGTATCTGTAATCCGATCAACAAAGTTTAATTTACGGTTAAACATATAACGACCGGTTTTTGACAATGAATAACGTTTTTTGTTGAAAAACATACTTGCGATCAAGCTTTTTACACCGTCTTCACTTAAACGATCACCTTTACGAATTACTTGGTAAATCGCTTCAAGACAGTCGTTTCTTACTTTTTCAGTTTCTAATTTGAGTGTATGGTCATTATTGAGTTTGTCTTTTTTGATCGTTTCTTCAAGAACTTCTGATTTACCAAAAAGATGACGCATTGTGTCAACTCTCATCCCGAAACTACCTAAAAAAGTAGGTAATGTGATGTTTTTGTTCTTGTCAATCTTTACCTTTACCGAGTCATTTGTGTTGCTGGTAACACGGTGTGAAAATTCTAATCACGATCCAAGTTGTGGTAATAACTCAACCTTGTTGAAAAGGTCATCAGATTGTTTATTACGAACATTAACCCCGAAGTAAACACCACTTGAACGAATTAATTGACTAACAATGATTTTTTCCGACCCGTTAATGATGAAAGATGCACCTTTTGTCATTAATGGAATTTCACCAAAAAGAACTCTTTCTTCTTTGGTTTCACCAGTTTCATCTGAAAGTTTTCTAAGTCGTGCATAAAGTTTTGCACCATAAGTAGTTCCTTTTTGCTTTGCTTCACGAACTTTCATCGATTCTTCGCCAGGTAGTTCTAATTCGGCTGAATTATGAATGTATTCAATAGTAACTTTCTTAATACTTGCAGTAATTGGGTAGTGTTCACGAAAAGTTGCTTCGATTCCTTCTGTTTTAAATTTTTCAAAAGATTTTTTTTGAATATCAAGAAAACTTGTGATTGGTAAAGTTTTCTTGGTCACAGAATAGTCTCTTCTTACTGTGTGTTTGCTGAATCGTACCTCACGATACTCTTTTGCTTTTTGTGTTGATGCCATTTATACTCCTTATCTTAACTAATTGCGTTGCTATATAATATATATACGCAATAATTAATAAATCGATTTATATTTTACTATAAAATAAACAACATCGAATACTTTTTTTAATAAATTACAAAAAGTTTATATTTTAAGTATTTTTGCACTCAAAAACAGTTTTTTATATATTTCTTCATTATTTTCACTGGCGAAAAAATTTAAAATTTCAAGTGTTTTCGAATAATATTCGTGTTTTGCCAAAAGAATTGAACTTGTTTTTGGGTCTAATAAATTAACATTTTTAACGTATTGAAAAAGCAATAAACCTTGATCAAATAGGTTGTTAGAAATAGGAAATTGCGCTTGATTTGTTGTGTAAAAATAGTTAATTAAAACATAGTAGTAAGCGTTTTTCATATTTGAAAAATAATAAAAATCATTTTCAAGATACTCGCCAGAAATAAGCTCTCTTAAGTTATTGGAATAAAAATTAGATTTCAAAAATTTGGCGTGTCTCTTAAATCCTTTTTTAACGTATTTTATTAATTCATCAGGAATAATTACAGCGTTATTTTCATTAAATTCTTCTACCAGCGATACAGCTTTTTCTCGAAAATATTTTGCTAATTCTGTAAAATTTAAAACATCTTTTTTGAAGTAAATAATCTCATTAATCGACTTAAAATTGTGAATTGCTAAATCTTCAATAACTTGATAATCTTGCAAACGATGGCGAGTTTTAAATTGCGATTTAATCGTTAAAACCAATTTAATACGGCGCCCTACCAAATGGCGAAATTTGTGTCCCCCTGGGACCATAAATTCAAAAATAAAGCGCTTATGGTGACGTTTTATTTTACTTCAATCAATCAAATTAAAAAATGGGTAGTTTTCCAAATCAATAATCCCATCATAATTTAAATACTCGACATTCACATTGCTAAAGTGTTCTAACTTAAAATCGCCAACCAAATCGCTATCTTGAATATAATAACTACCGTTACCCAAATATCTTGAAATATCTTTGTTAATTTTCACCAAAGACTCAGAACATGTTTTTTTACTTTTTCAATCAAAATCAATGTTTTTTACTGAATAATTGTAATTATTGACTGCTCTACAATCACGAAAATATCACAATTTTAAAATAGCATTTTCAAAATCTAAACTGCTAACTTCATAATAAAAAGTAGGGATATATGTATAAAGATTGCTGTTTGGTAATTGATTAAAATTAAAAAAGAAATCAATCGTGATACGATGCACTGCATTTTCTAAAAATGCTTTTTGTTCTTTTTCGTTAAGTTCGCTGTATTTACTATCACTTAGTTTTTCCTGTAACTCAATTGCATATTCTCAAATTCGATTCGTAATTTTAAATTCAAAAATATAAAAATTATCTGTTTGTTTCATTTTTCACCTCAATATATATTTAGTGAATTTTGTGATGAAAACCTTGTAAAAAAAATTATTTTATGTAAAAAGGCTAATTTTTACTAATTCTAAGAATTAAAAATAACTATATAATAATACAAAGGAGTTTGGGATGAAAAATAAAAGAATCTTGCTGAAACTTTCTGGCGAGGGTTTAGCGAACAAGGACAAAAATTTATTAATAGATTACGACTTAATTGATAATATCGCCAAGCAATTAATTGCAATTAAAAAACAACACAAATTAGAAATTGCTATTGTTATTGGTGGAGGAAATTTATTCCGTGGCGCCAGCGCTGCTAAAAGTGGGATGGGTCGAACACAAGCCGACTACATTGGAATGTTAGCAACTATTATGAATGGGAAAGCAATTCAAGATGGTTTTGAAAGAAACAATTTAAAAACAAAAGTACTATCATCATTAGCAATGGATCCTAAAGTATGTGAAACTTATACGACCGAAAAAGCTAAGGAATACTTAAATGCTGGTGAAACCGTTGTATTTGTCGGTGGTACAGGTAGACCATTTTTTACAACCGACACCGCATCAACTTTATTTGCAAGCGAAATAAATGCCGATTTAATTTTAATGGGTAAAAATCAAGTGGATGGGGTTTTCGACTCAGACCCTAAAACAAATCTAAATGCTAAACATTTTACCAAAATTACTTACGATGAAATACTTAAACAAAAACTCCAAGTAATGGATTTAACAGCCACATCAATGGCTAGAGATAACAACCTTAAACTAATCGTTTTTGACATCACTAAAGAAAACGCTATTGTCAAAGCAATCAACAAGGATATTAAAACAACCGAGGTAACAAACTAATGAATGAATTCGAAGATTATTTATTATTTTTTCTAGAAGAAGCGGACGCCGCTATCGAACACTACGAATATAACTTATCACGAATTTCTGCAGGGCGCGCTAACCCACAGCTAATTAAAAACATTAAAGTGAATTATTATGATACTCCAACACCAATCGAAGAACTAGCATCAATTACTTCACCCGAACCACAACAATTACTAATTAAACCTTATGATATAAGTTGTGTAAAAGAATTAACAAACGCACTAACTAATAGCGGTTTAAGTCTTAACTGTGTTAACGAAGGAAATCAAGTTCGAATTACTTTTCCAACCTTAACTGGAGACCGTCGTCGCGAACTTGTTAAACAACTAGCTAAATTTACCGAACAAGCAAGAGTAGGGGTAAGAAATGGCCGTCACAACGCAATCAAACAACTTAAAGCTGATGAGTTATCAGAAGATATCGAAAAAAGATATCTAGACCTATTGCAAAAACACGTTGATAAATACAATGATAAAATTGCTCAATTAACAGATGAAAAAACAAAAGAATTAACAACATTATAAAAAGAGCTCGTCGCTCTTTTTTTTATTCACTTTGCTGCATCAATTCAATTTCTTCTTTTGTAAGTTTACGAATTTGTCCTTTGGCTAATGACGGATCAAGTTTTAACTTGCCAAATTGCACACGCTTCAAATACTGAACGCTATATCCTAGCGCGCCAAACATTCTCTTAACTTGATGAAATTTGCCTTCATAAATTGTTAAGAAACAACTGTGAGAATCTACTTTCTCAAAACAATATTTCTCCACAATAAATTCGTCATTAATTACAATTGGGTTTGTTTTTTCAAAAACGTCTTCGCTTAGCTCTTTATT
This region includes:
- a CDS encoding DNA-directed RNA polymerase subunit beta', producing the protein MKKIWRKYGLLDESEIKRISLSLATESDVKEWSHGEVTKPETINYKSFKPEKNGLFDELIFGPTTDYKCAICSKKYKQSNENMFCTATTICQSEKPEILPKISRRSRMGHIALHVPVVHFWFFKIDHSSIFKLLGLTIEGSKTPVTKAAIENIIYYKSHIVLESGGLKNLPKNTIIEINDAAVIYKNALLELRERFEENSEEYEDITTQLEELVNIADSKIGHDYGIDFYELNDTIEMYSDAKIGTGSKAIEYLLENVDLEKERDLVKAKINDINKKINDDNKENKTRVQERDRLYKRLFIINSFINSGQKPTSMLIYNLPVIPADLRPLVQLDGGRHSTSDINELYRRIIIRNNRLKKWNELDSPKLIVQNELRMIQEAVDAVIDNSRKTPNPVMSKDNRPLKSISDALAGKKGRFRQNLLGKRVDYSGRSVIVVGPNLKMHQCGIPREMAAKLFEPWIIRELIEKEVAGSIKSARRLIENLNPVIWPHVEKVITNKLVLLNRAPTLHRLSIQAFEPVLIRGKAIKLHPLVTPAFNADFDGDQMAVHVPVSEIAMREARELMLASKNILGPKDGEPIINPSQDMLLGIYYLTQERKGAKGEGRYFLSHDDMLRAYEFKKVELHARVALPISEVKPKNAIFAKKEGGYVVSSVGKFIFNKLFPDNFDFIFDNSIETLNNNKEVFERHYVPYGTNIAEFIANLPEDNPLSKKDVARVIRAVFDSYDVVITKEDIANVISKISLEDYFEKEKAEDYYANLIDFRGNKLDKRHVDVLKTFTYNAFKRLDDRKKHQKAAQVLYVDDYVEILEDVWFKYTNIIATVLDGIKEYGFKYSTKSGTTISISDIITLPSKQEHIQDGERYINELQEAYKEGLCTDDERYKLTIDKWARVKDAIQKDLNEVTKEHPDNPLFIMMRSGARGNISNFVQLAGMRGLMANNAKTLKADAQNERVVRSTVEVPVKSSFLDGLSAYEFYSSTHGARKGLTDTALNTSRSGYLTRRLVDVAQSIVVREEDCGSDFGFTIKDIVDTKTNSIIVPFKERIEGRFTNKPVFDKKGNLIVGANEFITPELATIIDKKVDARQIEIRSILSCHTPNGVCKKCYGKDLATNKIVSIGEAVGIIAAQSIGEPGTQLTMRTFHTGGVAGVEDITGGFGRLIELIDAYEKPWGRPAEIAKYHGRVVAIEEIASGKNKSSESLIIIIYNINGEEVEEKIHFRTNRILRVQVGDNLVPGQKIIEGPIELKHLLDITDPRTVQNYLLKEIQRLYRMQGISISDKYIEIIIRQMLSKIQIQEAGDSKFFVGNFVDLHEYQLEAGKLLAEGKKPPYGVCVIKGAKQTPLLSNSFLAAASYQETAKILVNAAISNQVDNLEGLKENIILGHKIPAGTNSNFEPKSKYDIKDPREYFPDKFNPVIPTSKEQRDEIFEEISKVIEEQGATVNAVDDDSDVDFFNE
- the frr gene encoding ribosome recycling factor; this encodes MNEFEDYLLFFLEEADAAIEHYEYNLSRISAGRANPQLIKNIKVNYYDTPTPIEELASITSPEPQQLLIKPYDISCVKELTNALTNSGLSLNCVNEGNQVRITFPTLTGDRRRELVKQLAKFTEQARVGVRNGRHNAIKQLKADELSEDIEKRYLDLLQKHVDKYNDKIAQLTDEKTKELTTL
- a CDS encoding DNA-directed RNA polymerase subunit beta codes for the protein MASTQKAKEYREVRFSKHTVRRDYSVTKKTLPITSFLDIQKKSFEKFKTEGIEATFREHYPITASIKKVTIEYIHNSAELELPGEESMKVREAKQKGTTYGAKLYARLRKLSDETGETKEERVLFGEIPLMTKGASFIINGSEKIIVSQLIRSSGVYFGVNVRNKQSDDLFNKVELLPQLGSWLEFSHRVTSNTNDSVKVKIDKNKNITLPTFLGSFGMRVDTMRHLFGKSEVLEETIKKDKLNNDHTLKLETEKVRNDCLEAIYQVIRKGDRLSEDGVKSLIASMFFNKKRYSLSKTGRYMFNRKLNFVDRITDTYLGQDIWTFNEDGTKDQKVYDKGMYIKKSTALKIQKLYDTGAIPLEQIPDIDESVYHKFLKEDPNLATRTKMGTILIYPTKKWMSLKKEPVLVISNDPTSDENHLLISDIIAAIGYYFNLLDDVGNDDDPDSLMNKRIVSVGELLQNELNVGFAKMEKNTRERLSAKELEKITPKNVTNNKLVFNQIKQFFNSSKLSQFMDQINPLAELSSKRRLTSLGPGGLNRDTAQFEVRDVHPTHYGRICPIETPEGPNIGLILNLASHARVNELGFLETPYFRVNDGVVDYNDVCYLSAAEETGHIFIQSSTKVNENNEIADDFVVARYNGDYIQVPKTEVEFIDVDSKQMTSLAASAIPFLENDDANRALMGSNMQRQAVPLLISEAPLVGTGIEADIAKFSYSNVVCERAGEVVYVDGNRIEIKTEEDKKNKKGHVDKYYLRVFERSNQASLIHQKPVVKLGDFVEEGEIIADGSSCSEGELSLGKNVIVAFSTLNGYNYEDAVILSERLVKDDVYTSIHIEEQTIQFRNSKAGNDILTTDIPNTSTASKRHLDANGIVTIGSEVQPGDILVGRVSPKADDNPTPEEKLLSALFSKKQANTRDTSLKVKNGHSGTIIDTEVLSRENGDVLEDGVEKIVKVWIAQKRKIKVGDKMAGRHGNKGVISIVLPVEDMPYMADGTPVDIVLNPQGVPSRMNIGQVLELHLGLAAKKLGVKFATPVFDGINKDQIFAALKEAGLPENGKMTLYDGVTGEPFDKQISVGIMYMLKLSHMVDDKMHARSIGPYSLITQQPLGGKSQNGGQRFGEMETWAVESYGAANVLQELLTYKSDNITGRNALYSALATGKPMPKAGTPESFNVLAYELRGLGIKLEVHRDNVAPEEDKMTESNKEINRDDTRLGGR
- the pyrH gene encoding UMP kinase; the encoded protein is MKNKRILLKLSGEGLANKDKNLLIDYDLIDNIAKQLIAIKKQHKLEIAIVIGGGNLFRGASAAKSGMGRTQADYIGMLATIMNGKAIQDGFERNNLKTKVLSSLAMDPKVCETYTTEKAKEYLNAGETVVFVGGTGRPFFTTDTASTLFASEINADLILMGKNQVDGVFDSDPKTNLNAKHFTKITYDEILKQKLQVMDLTATSMARDNNLKLIVFDITKENAIVKAINKDIKTTEVTN